A window from Bacteroidota bacterium encodes these proteins:
- a CDS encoding tetratricopeptide repeat protein, whose protein sequence is MRSPTVLAVFVVLGVGCAREAPVDHGTIAVTEIAEVAYVGDEACASCHEDLYASYHRTGMGRSVSRFERTTAPERFDAAGRSPVVFNEAFGYYYQAYAEGDTLFQREFRQDDRGRVTYERVHRAAYVVGSGNATRSYLMHENGFVTEMPLTWYVEREIWDMSPGYRSSNSRFSRPANLECVTCHNGNPELTAFTQNHYAELPLGITCERCHGPGEAHVEGWLAGVEPDEAENVVNPANLERSLQLAVCQQCHLEGITVFEPGEDPTTFRPGEALTAHRSVFARLDKIEDPDDFGIASHGLRLALSACFKESAMTCTTCHDPHQPTAELDPDAFNLACQSCHGGEAEAEPVCERPEAETVAEAMTGDCVSCHLQVGGTSDIPHVSFTDHWIRRELPPARLPGLIEREEQQTEPFTLVSLLDEDPERSPGEADIEAALATFHLYETQHRLPAYLPDIAAGLRRGLAAGAGHAEALVALGRVLMEQDSLAAAERVLGEASSAYPEDVWAAYWLGVVRTEQQNAPAALDPLRRAVELQPVLVEARIALAEALDAAGQTDAAVAQLEAAVETDSIHHPAAWNNLGFIHLQAGRTDEATSALAAAVRLDPRFAEARVNLASVYLLAGQFDEAVEHLEAAIDARPDYAPAFGNLGVAYARLGRLADARRMFERLLALSPGDQRARAYLAQLAEG, encoded by the coding sequence ATGCGATCTCCCACCGTGCTCGCCGTATTCGTCGTCCTCGGGGTGGGGTGTGCCCGCGAGGCACCGGTGGACCACGGCACGATCGCAGTGACGGAGATCGCCGAGGTGGCCTACGTCGGCGACGAGGCGTGCGCGTCGTGCCACGAGGACCTCTACGCGAGCTACCACCGCACGGGCATGGGGCGCTCGGTCTCGCGCTTCGAGCGGACGACGGCCCCGGAGCGCTTCGACGCCGCCGGGCGCAGCCCCGTCGTCTTCAACGAGGCGTTCGGGTACTACTACCAGGCCTATGCCGAGGGCGACACGCTCTTCCAGCGCGAGTTCCGGCAGGACGACCGAGGCCGTGTAACCTACGAGCGCGTCCACCGCGCCGCCTACGTCGTCGGCAGCGGGAACGCGACGCGGTCGTACCTGATGCACGAGAACGGGTTCGTGACCGAGATGCCGCTGACGTGGTACGTCGAGCGCGAGATCTGGGACATGAGCCCCGGCTACCGGTCGAGCAACAGCCGCTTCAGCCGTCCGGCCAACCTCGAGTGCGTGACGTGCCACAACGGCAACCCGGAGCTGACGGCGTTCACGCAGAACCACTACGCCGAACTCCCGCTGGGCATCACCTGCGAGCGCTGCCACGGGCCGGGCGAGGCCCACGTCGAGGGCTGGCTGGCCGGCGTTGAGCCGGACGAGGCGGAGAACGTCGTCAACCCGGCGAACCTGGAACGGAGCCTTCAGCTCGCCGTCTGCCAGCAGTGCCACCTCGAAGGCATCACCGTCTTCGAGCCCGGCGAGGACCCCACGACGTTCCGCCCCGGCGAGGCGCTCACGGCCCACCGCAGCGTCTTCGCCCGACTCGACAAGATCGAGGACCCCGACGACTTCGGGATCGCCTCGCACGGCCTCCGCCTCGCGCTCAGCGCGTGCTTCAAAGAGAGCGCGATGACCTGCACTACGTGTCACGATCCGCACCAGCCCACGGCTGAACTCGACCCCGACGCCTTCAACCTGGCGTGCCAGAGCTGCCACGGCGGCGAGGCCGAGGCCGAGCCCGTCTGCGAGCGCCCCGAAGCTGAGACCGTCGCCGAGGCGATGACCGGCGACTGCGTGAGCTGCCACCTCCAAGTCGGCGGCACGTCGGACATCCCGCACGTCTCGTTCACCGACCACTGGATCCGCCGCGAACTGCCCCCGGCGCGCCTGCCCGGCCTGATCGAGCGCGAAGAGCAGCAGACGGAGCCGTTCACGCTCGTCAGCCTGCTGGACGAGGACCCGGAGCGCAGCCCCGGCGAGGCCGACATCGAGGCAGCCCTCGCCACGTTCCACCTCTACGAGACCCAGCACCGCCTCCCGGCCTACCTCCCCGACATCGCCGCCGGCCTCCGCCGCGGGCTCGCCGCCGGAGCGGGCCACGCCGAGGCCCTCGTCGCGCTCGGCCGTGTGCTGATGGAGCAGGACTCCCTCGCCGCCGCGGAGCGCGTCCTCGGCGAAGCGTCCTCGGCCTATCCCGAGGACGTGTGGGCGGCCTACTGGCTGGGCGTCGTGCGGACCGAGCAGCAGAACGCCCCGGCCGCCCTCGACCCCCTGCGCCGCGCGGTCGAGCTCCAGCCGGTCCTCGTCGAGGCCCGCATCGCGCTCGCCGAAGCCCTCGACGCGGCGGGGCAGACCGACGCGGCCGTCGCCCAGCTCGAAGCTGCCGTCGAAACCGACTCGATCCACCACCCGGCGGCGTGGAACAACCTCGGGTTCATCCACCTCCAGGCCGGGCGTACGGACGAGGCCACGTCCGCCCTCGCCGCCGCCGTCCGCCTCGACCCCCGCTTCGCCGAGGCCCGCGTCAACCTGGCCTCGGTCTACCTGCTGGCCGGGCAGTTCGACGAGGCCGTGGAGCACCTCGAAGCGGCCATCGACGCGCGGCCCGACTACGCCCCGGCCTTCGGCAACCTCGGCGTGGCCTATGCCCGCCTCGGCCGCCTCGCCGACGCCCGCCGGATGTTCGAGCGCCTGCTCGCGCTGAGCCCCGGCGACCAGCGCGCGCGGGCCTACCTGGCGCAGCTTGCGGAGGGATGA
- a CDS encoding RND transporter, translating to MRWLDRVPLWILAAGALFMALAPFVPEPHLWRDLKWLLAGDLTRPEDIFDLFWHSALPVLLAVRLVRDRKKKSAAEGA from the coding sequence ATGCGCTGGCTCGACCGGGTCCCGCTATGGATACTCGCCGCCGGAGCGCTCTTCATGGCGCTCGCGCCGTTCGTGCCCGAGCCACACCTGTGGCGCGACCTGAAGTGGCTCCTCGCAGGGGACCTGACGCGCCCCGAAGACATCTTCGACCTGTTCTGGCACAGCGCGCTGCCGGTCCTGCTCGCTGTCCGGCTCGTCCGCGACCGGAAGAAAAAGAGCGCGGCAGAGGGGGCGTGA
- the folB gene encoding dihydroneopterin aldolase produces the protein MTDHSRSADSTGTVRLVNAVFYAHHGVMQEEHRIGGRYEVDVAMDLDFRAAAENDDLDRTVDYEQVYSLVREHVTGNKFYLIEKLAYQIAQAVLEAFAIVERAEVTVRKANPPVGGSVDRAEVVYRAVRG, from the coding sequence ATGACTGACCACTCCCGCTCCGCCGACTCGACCGGCACCGTCCGGCTCGTCAACGCCGTGTTCTACGCGCACCACGGCGTGATGCAGGAGGAGCACCGCATCGGCGGGCGCTACGAGGTGGACGTGGCGATGGACCTCGACTTCCGCGCCGCCGCCGAGAACGACGACCTGGACCGGACCGTCGACTACGAGCAGGTCTACAGCCTCGTCCGCGAGCATGTGACCGGCAACAAGTTCTACCTGATCGAGAAGCTGGCCTACCAGATCGCGCAGGCGGTGCTGGAGGCGTTCGCTATCGTTGAGCGGGCCGAGGTGACGGTGCGCAAGGCGAACCCGCCGGTCGGCGGGTCCGTGGACCGGGCCGAAGTGGTCTACAGAGCCGTGCGGGGATGA
- the folK gene encoding 2-amino-4-hydroxy-6-hydroxymethyldihydropteridine diphosphokinase, translating into MRDEARVFVGLGANLGDRAAQLRTAIRVLAAEPEVRAGAVSPVYESKAHTLGSGEPQPPYLNAVAELRTTLEPDLLLALFERIERSAGRDRSGDAARWAARPLDLDLLLYDDRVIRTEALAVPHPRLAERRFVLHPLADLAPDLVVPVLDAPVRQLLEDCPDAGSIRRTAHRLAPSLADTEPLLPEALRYVAVEGVIGAGKTSLARLLAERTGARLVLEEFEENPFLPDFYRDAVRWAFHTQLAFLASRFRQQKALGAGDLFHHATVADYTFDKDRIFAHITLSGDELQLYETLYGLMETATPQPDLVVYLQSSVDRLMENIAQRGRDYEKDMDRDYIAELSGAYDQYFKHYTRGPLLIIDGTTMDFVNDPDDFERLVRQIAAMAGRPGTVRFNPVAEGQLDLL; encoded by the coding sequence ATGAGAGACGAGGCACGCGTATTCGTGGGCCTGGGCGCGAACCTGGGCGACCGGGCGGCCCAACTGCGGACGGCGATCCGGGTGCTCGCCGCCGAGCCCGAGGTGCGCGCCGGAGCCGTCTCGCCAGTCTACGAGTCGAAGGCCCACACGCTCGGCAGCGGCGAGCCGCAGCCGCCCTACCTCAACGCTGTCGCCGAACTGCGGACGACGCTCGAGCCGGACCTCCTGCTCGCCCTCTTCGAGCGCATCGAGCGCTCCGCCGGCCGCGACCGCTCCGGCGACGCCGCCCGCTGGGCTGCCCGGCCGCTAGACCTCGACCTGCTGCTCTACGACGACCGCGTGATCCGTACTGAGGCCCTCGCCGTCCCGCACCCACGCCTCGCCGAGCGCCGCTTCGTCCTCCACCCCCTCGCCGACCTCGCCCCGGACCTCGTGGTTCCGGTCCTCGACGCACCGGTCCGGCAGCTTTTGGAAGACTGCCCCGACGCCGGCTCCATCCGCCGGACGGCGCACCGCCTCGCTCCCTCGCTCGCCGACACGGAGCCGCTCTTGCCCGAGGCGCTGCGCTACGTCGCCGTCGAGGGCGTAATCGGTGCGGGGAAGACCTCGCTCGCCCGGCTCCTCGCCGAGCGGACCGGGGCGCGGCTCGTGCTCGAAGAGTTCGAAGAGAACCCGTTCCTCCCCGACTTCTACCGCGACGCCGTGCGCTGGGCCTTCCACACCCAGCTCGCCTTCCTCGCCAGCCGCTTCCGCCAGCAGAAAGCCCTCGGTGCGGGCGACCTGTTCCACCACGCCACCGTCGCCGACTACACCTTCGACAAGGACCGCATCTTCGCCCACATCACGCTCTCGGGCGACGAACTGCAACTCTACGAAACGCTCTATGGCCTGATGGAGACGGCGACGCCGCAGCCCGACCTCGTGGTCTACCTCCAAAGCTCCGTGGACCGGCTGATGGAGAACATCGCGCAGCGCGGGCGGGACTACGAAAAGGACATGGACCGGGACTATATCGCAGAGCTGTCGGGGGCGTACGACCAATACTTCAAGCATTACACGAGAGGTCCCCTGCTCATCATCGACGGCACCACGATGGACTTCGTGAACGACCCCGACGACTTCGAGCGGCTCGTCCGCCAGATCGCCGCGATGGCGGGGCGGCCCGGGACCGTCCGCTTCAACCCCGTCGCGGAAGGGCAGTTGGACCTGCTCTAG
- a CDS encoding ABC transporter substrate-binding protein: MTRLRLGLEWFLNPDHVPFLLAQDRGWFRDAGLDVELIEPEEHLDAVEAIENGEMECAITEPLHLVEDRAKGELCVGFARFLHTNGGVMATAEIERPRDMAGTRIQYPGAPGPGGPAIVATMVEADGGPAGTEDGYGRVNNSFYHTDALAEGKADVATLVFYNFEIVEARHRGLDVRMFALKDWGVPDFCQLVLITHPDKLAAERDTFARLVRVLRRGVDAVKQDPEAAREVYFRRAEADPGDALTGAIYDATVPCFTHDFSMSTAYYRQLENWMSERDLIAATPGADAYWTNDLAL, encoded by the coding sequence ATGACCCGCCTTCGCCTCGGCCTCGAGTGGTTCCTCAACCCGGACCACGTCCCCTTCCTCCTCGCCCAAGACCGCGGCTGGTTCCGCGACGCCGGGCTCGACGTCGAACTGATCGAGCCTGAGGAGCACCTCGACGCCGTCGAAGCGATTGAAAACGGCGAGATGGAGTGCGCCATCACCGAGCCGCTCCACCTCGTCGAGGACCGCGCCAAAGGTGAACTCTGCGTCGGCTTCGCGCGCTTCCTCCACACGAATGGCGGCGTGATGGCGACGGCCGAGATCGAGCGCCCGCGCGACATGGCGGGCACGCGCATCCAGTACCCTGGCGCGCCCGGTCCCGGCGGTCCCGCGATCGTCGCCACGATGGTCGAGGCCGACGGCGGCCCGGCCGGCACCGAGGACGGCTACGGCCGGGTCAACAACTCGTTCTACCACACCGACGCCCTCGCCGAGGGCAAGGCCGACGTGGCGACGCTCGTCTTCTACAACTTCGAGATCGTCGAGGCCCGGCACCGCGGGCTCGACGTGCGGATGTTCGCCCTCAAGGACTGGGGCGTCCCCGACTTCTGCCAGCTCGTCCTCATCACGCACCCCGACAAGCTCGCCGCCGAGCGCGACACGTTCGCGCGCCTCGTCCGCGTGCTCCGGCGCGGCGTCGACGCCGTCAAGCAGGACCCCGAGGCCGCCCGCGAGGTCTACTTCCGCCGCGCCGAGGCCGACCCCGGCGACGCGCTGACCGGGGCGATCTACGACGCCACCGTTCCCTGCTTCACGCACGACTTCTCGATGAGCACGGCCTACTACCGGCAGTTGGAGAACTGGATGAGTGAGCGCGACCTGATCGCCGCGACACCCGGCGCAGACGCCTACTGGACCAACGACCTCGCGCTCTGA
- a CDS encoding cation:proton antiporter — MPLPVTDPVLIVAITMVILLVGPLLFERLRMPGLVGLIALGAVAGPSVTGLLERDATFVLLGTFGLLYLMFMAGVTLDLGEFRQQRRAALAFGLASFAGPMALALVAGMGVLGYGFAAAALLGSIVGSHTLLALPLARRLGVAGERPFVIATGATLVTDLLSLIVLAVVQGVVSGETGAGFWVTFAGGAAVWTLAVLAGLPRLAGQFFRRVRREDDAAFAFLLAAVFLAAWTASLVRLAPIIGAFLAGIALNRLVPKRSPLMTRLRFVGDAFLVPFFLVSVGLLVDVRVLGALDVWVLALAFTGLVVVGKGLATLALAPVLGFSRDEGVAVAGLTMPQAAATLAVTLVGFEMGLFDAVAVNAVVLTIVLTCLVGPTLVRVFGRRAALAAADAPYEPTEAPERIIVPLSNPETAEELMQLALLLRSPASEQPVYPLAVARGGPGEAARVAEAEALMERAVEWATAASVPAVQTVRIDDNPVVGIVRGVRELRASEIVAGWNGEWTPGTAVFGHVIDGVLEDTRAMMIVARLAAPLAAAQRMVVLVPPLLHREPGFARAARALKVLAAGKSLPLVVVAEREHAADVEARLQAAEPEATLTPYPVAQWRRLVRSLDGLVRPGDIVVALSVRSGSVAWRPGAQRLVRVLARRFPDCDLLSVTLSETRVDPYVREAEPSVEDAAGAFSVPPERLTPGLCTGSTETLLRGVIAPAFSDTPAEAAPLARLLALDGGSPERGTPEVTPGAVLYHTHTEHADAPALYVGTCPEGVRLPGASEPARVLLVALAPAEMDPDAYFRLLAAAARTVREPETVEALAQAPTPEVMQRVLRSAFRERLT, encoded by the coding sequence GTGCCTCTTCCGGTTACGGACCCCGTCCTCATCGTCGCGATCACGATGGTGATCCTGCTCGTCGGGCCGCTGCTCTTCGAGCGCCTGCGCATGCCCGGCCTGGTGGGGCTGATCGCCCTCGGCGCGGTCGCGGGGCCGAGCGTGACCGGCCTGCTGGAGCGCGACGCGACGTTCGTCCTCCTGGGCACGTTCGGGCTGCTCTACCTGATGTTCATGGCGGGGGTCACGCTCGACCTCGGCGAGTTCCGGCAGCAGCGCCGGGCCGCGCTCGCCTTCGGGCTCGCGTCGTTCGCCGGGCCGATGGCGCTCGCGCTCGTGGCCGGGATGGGGGTGCTCGGATATGGGTTTGCGGCGGCGGCTCTGCTCGGAAGCATCGTCGGGAGCCACACGCTCCTGGCGCTTCCGCTCGCCCGCCGGCTGGGGGTCGCGGGGGAGCGGCCGTTCGTGATCGCCACCGGCGCGACGCTCGTGACGGACCTGCTCTCACTCATCGTGCTGGCCGTCGTGCAGGGCGTCGTAAGCGGCGAGACCGGCGCAGGGTTCTGGGTGACGTTTGCCGGCGGGGCGGCCGTGTGGACGCTCGCCGTGCTGGCTGGGCTGCCGCGCCTCGCGGGCCAGTTCTTCCGGCGCGTCCGGCGCGAGGACGACGCGGCGTTCGCGTTCCTACTTGCCGCCGTATTCCTCGCCGCGTGGACGGCCTCGCTCGTCCGCCTCGCCCCGATCATCGGGGCCTTCCTCGCCGGAATCGCCCTCAACCGGCTCGTCCCGAAGCGGAGCCCGCTGATGACCCGGCTCCGCTTCGTCGGCGACGCGTTCCTCGTCCCGTTTTTCCTCGTCTCGGTCGGCCTCCTCGTCGACGTCCGGGTGCTCGGCGCGCTGGACGTGTGGGTGCTCGCGCTCGCCTTCACCGGCCTCGTCGTAGTCGGCAAGGGCCTCGCCACGCTTGCGCTCGCGCCGGTCCTCGGGTTCTCGCGGGACGAAGGCGTGGCCGTCGCCGGGCTGACGATGCCGCAGGCGGCCGCGACGCTCGCCGTCACGCTGGTCGGGTTCGAGATGGGCCTCTTCGACGCCGTCGCCGTCAACGCGGTCGTGCTGACGATCGTGCTGACGTGCCTCGTCGGGCCGACGCTGGTGCGGGTCTTCGGGCGGCGGGCGGCTCTCGCCGCCGCCGACGCGCCCTACGAACCGACCGAGGCCCCGGAGCGGATCATCGTCCCGCTCTCCAACCCGGAGACGGCCGAGGAACTGATGCAGCTCGCGCTGCTGCTGCGTAGCCCAGCGAGTGAGCAGCCAGTCTACCCTCTCGCCGTGGCGCGGGGCGGTCCGGGCGAGGCCGCGCGCGTGGCCGAGGCCGAGGCGCTGATGGAGCGGGCCGTCGAGTGGGCGACGGCCGCCAGCGTCCCCGCCGTCCAGACGGTGCGGATCGACGACAACCCGGTGGTCGGTATCGTCCGCGGCGTGCGCGAACTGCGGGCCTCGGAGATCGTGGCGGGCTGGAACGGCGAGTGGACGCCGGGCACGGCTGTTTTCGGGCACGTCATCGACGGCGTGCTGGAGGACACCCGGGCGATGATGATCGTCGCCCGCCTCGCCGCCCCGCTGGCGGCGGCTCAGCGCATGGTGGTCCTCGTCCCGCCGCTCCTCCACCGCGAACCGGGCTTCGCCCGGGCGGCACGCGCGCTCAAGGTGCTCGCGGCCGGCAAGAGCCTCCCCCTCGTCGTGGTCGCCGAGCGCGAGCATGCTGCGGACGTCGAGGCGCGCCTGCAAGCGGCCGAGCCCGAGGCCACGCTCACCCCCTACCCGGTCGCGCAGTGGCGCCGGCTGGTCCGCTCCCTCGACGGCCTCGTGAGGCCCGGCGACATCGTCGTCGCGCTCAGCGTGCGGAGCGGGTCGGTGGCGTGGCGTCCGGGCGCGCAGCGGCTGGTCCGCGTCCTCGCCCGGCGCTTCCCCGACTGCGATCTCCTCTCGGTCACGCTCTCCGAGACCCGCGTAGACCCCTACGTGCGCGAAGCCGAGCCTTCAGTCGAGGACGCGGCTGGCGCGTTCAGCGTCCCACCGGAGCGGCTCACGCCGGGCCTGTGCACGGGCAGTACCGAGACGCTGCTCCGGGGCGTCATCGCCCCCGCGTTCTCCGATACGCCGGCCGAGGCCGCGCCACTCGCCCGCTTGCTCGCGCTCGACGGCGGCAGCCCCGAGCGCGGAACGCCGGAGGTGACGCCGGGGGCCGTTCTCTATCACACCCACACCGAGCACGCCGACGCGCCCGCGCTCTACGTCGGCACCTGCCCTGAGGGGGTCCGCCTTCCCGGTGCCAGCGAGCCCGCCCGCGTCCTGCTCGTCGCGCTTGCCCCGGCCGAGATGGACCCTGACGCCTACTTCCGCCTGCTCGCGGCGGCGGCCCGGACGGTGCGCGAGCCGGAGACCGTCGAGGCGCTCGCGCAGGCCCCGACGCCCGAGGTCATGCAGCGCGTCCTGCGGTCTGCTTTCCGCGAAAGGCTGACGTGA
- a CDS encoding binary toxin-like calcium binding domain-containing protein: MTRIATLLALFTLTLPAVAQDSDGDGVPSTLEETGYRWNAGPDVFEACTPGVDNPCFVTDPASWSSDGDPYSDGQEASGVNMDSAVPRPYNSPLVAAYPVIEVALGSYSFTSTSTITDSNGTTLSESETIAYGAEATVSTSVTAGVESSFPGGVTGSVEATASFSATVSYSGEQTSGKELNWETATQTSLGDAGILFLSVAVRNSGGAAARNIRPTFNVFIGDDLIQTIFPDDVIETLDPGAVSPPVVPTVNGESLGITLTFDRLRALQTGAPVRIEVVEIIADIRRWSFETSQWGCGAQGQETCPWSDFQSQILPRTLRLLVDFGYTNDPEAVIPFGVLGSPYEFRVYTGSPSASPENTLRDVLLFLDYNGVGTEGDALDIDAAGDALVIEGRAYPDAWLLTEQYGGDGPFGPIEAAWNAAGQPDNLLNVVMPTQATLQMASPDPENAGPIIAATSLSEDLLGVRAVAIAKGNLPVVSAEAHVTQYGGTQVVVPMTLSDDGTVWTTEGSDADPFLVPAGAASSYVVFTDLSGASRRTTEPLGLPIRPAPTCEEADFRDFRDNPAASGFDVILFPDSDLDTPVETYCGSEATAEYFWVPKATDLGVNGLYGAVFIDERTVIATGTESIIRSTDGGRTWTTVEVDGLNAVLWDIARRPNTGTLIAVGGNGKTGTTLRSTDDGLTWTFSDTGTSRTMLSVDHGGGDTWYATGEDRIMTSTDDGLTWVSVPTNPGPVFNRISVAFRDAQTGIVLDEGNGSGGTGRTWRTTDGGQTWENVFVATTVTDVTYAGDDTWYIAQNLGTPRRVLRSRQNGNADSWEILDLPSNATSPRSVDFLTPNFGYVAGNGGVFRTEDGGETWTGESANGVSFRAVAAFDANRSLVVGTSGRAALTTSGGGFPAPVPVANEDSEPSTAPVTFSLDSAYPNPFRDQATLAYSLGQAGDVSLTVFDVLGRRVATLVDAPQAAGAHTVRFDGRGLAAGVYVVRLLVGDRAETRRMTLVP; the protein is encoded by the coding sequence ATGACCCGCATCGCTACCCTCCTCGCCCTGTTCACGCTCACGCTGCCGGCCGTCGCCCAGGACTCCGACGGCGACGGCGTGCCCTCCACGCTCGAAGAAACCGGCTACCGCTGGAACGCCGGCCCCGACGTGTTTGAAGCCTGCACGCCGGGCGTCGACAATCCGTGCTTCGTCACCGACCCGGCCTCGTGGTCGAGCGACGGCGACCCGTACAGCGACGGTCAGGAGGCGAGCGGCGTCAACATGGACAGCGCCGTGCCGCGTCCGTACAACAGCCCGCTTGTGGCCGCCTACCCGGTGATCGAGGTCGCCCTCGGCAGCTACTCGTTCACCTCGACCTCCACCATCACCGACTCCAACGGGACGACCCTCTCGGAGAGCGAGACGATTGCCTACGGAGCCGAGGCCACAGTCTCGACCTCCGTCACGGCGGGCGTCGAGTCGAGCTTTCCCGGCGGCGTGACGGGCAGCGTCGAGGCGACGGCGTCGTTCTCGGCGACGGTGTCGTACTCGGGCGAGCAGACCTCCGGCAAGGAGCTGAACTGGGAGACGGCGACGCAGACTTCGCTGGGCGACGCGGGGATTCTGTTCCTCTCGGTCGCGGTGCGCAACTCCGGCGGGGCCGCCGCCCGCAACATCCGCCCGACCTTCAATGTCTTCATCGGCGACGACCTCATCCAGACGATCTTTCCCGACGACGTGATCGAGACGCTCGACCCCGGCGCGGTGAGTCCTCCCGTGGTGCCGACCGTCAACGGGGAGTCGCTCGGGATCACGCTCACCTTCGACCGGCTGCGTGCGCTCCAGACCGGAGCCCCGGTGCGGATCGAGGTCGTCGAAATCATCGCCGACATCCGGCGGTGGTCGTTCGAGACGAGCCAGTGGGGGTGCGGCGCGCAGGGCCAGGAGACGTGCCCGTGGTCGGACTTCCAGAGCCAGATTCTGCCGCGTACGCTCCGCCTGCTCGTGGACTTCGGCTACACCAACGACCCGGAGGCCGTCATTCCCTTCGGCGTCCTGGGCAGCCCCTACGAGTTCCGCGTCTACACCGGCTCGCCCTCCGCCAGCCCGGAGAATACGCTCCGCGACGTGCTGCTCTTTCTCGACTACAACGGCGTCGGGACCGAGGGCGACGCGCTCGACATCGACGCGGCAGGCGACGCGCTCGTCATCGAGGGCCGCGCCTACCCCGACGCCTGGCTGCTGACCGAGCAGTACGGGGGAGACGGTCCCTTCGGCCCGATCGAGGCGGCGTGGAACGCGGCCGGACAGCCCGACAACCTGCTCAATGTCGTCATGCCGACGCAGGCTACGCTCCAGATGGCAAGCCCCGATCCCGAAAACGCCGGCCCGATCATCGCGGCGACCTCGCTCTCCGAGGACCTGCTCGGCGTCCGGGCAGTCGCCATCGCTAAAGGCAACCTGCCCGTCGTCTCCGCCGAGGCCCACGTCACCCAGTACGGCGGCACCCAGGTCGTCGTCCCGATGACGCTGTCGGACGACGGCACGGTCTGGACCACCGAGGGCTCCGATGCCGACCCCTTCCTCGTCCCCGCCGGAGCCGCGTCGTCGTACGTCGTCTTCACCGACCTCAGCGGTGCCAGCCGCCGGACCACCGAGCCGCTCGGCCTCCCGATCCGCCCGGCACCGACGTGTGAAGAAGCAGACTTCCGCGACTTCCGCGACAACCCCGCCGCGTCGGGCTTCGACGTCATTCTCTTCCCCGACAGCGACCTCGACACGCCGGTCGAGACCTACTGCGGCAGCGAGGCTACGGCCGAGTACTTCTGGGTCCCGAAAGCGACCGACCTCGGCGTGAATGGGCTGTACGGTGCCGTATTCATCGACGAGCGCACCGTCATCGCCACCGGCACGGAGTCGATCATCCGCTCGACCGACGGGGGGCGGACGTGGACGACGGTCGAGGTCGACGGGCTGAACGCCGTGCTGTGGGACATCGCCCGACGGCCCAATACCGGGACGCTCATCGCCGTCGGCGGCAACGGCAAGACAGGCACGACACTTCGCTCGACCGACGACGGCCTGACGTGGACCTTCTCCGACACCGGCACCTCCCGCACCATGCTCAGCGTGGACCACGGCGGCGGCGACACGTGGTACGCCACCGGCGAGGACCGCATCATGACTTCGACGGACGACGGCCTGACGTGGGTGAGCGTTCCTACGAATCCGGGTCCTGTCTTCAACCGCATCAGCGTCGCTTTCCGCGATGCCCAGACCGGCATCGTCCTCGACGAGGGCAACGGCAGTGGCGGCACCGGACGGACCTGGCGCACGACCGACGGCGGGCAAACGTGGGAGAACGTGTTCGTCGCCACCACCGTGACGGACGTGACCTACGCCGGGGACGACACCTGGTACATCGCGCAGAACCTGGGCACCCCGCGCCGTGTGCTCCGGTCCCGCCAGAACGGCAATGCTGACTCGTGGGAGATTCTCGACCTCCCCTCGAACGCAACCTCGCCCCGGTCCGTTGACTTCCTCACGCCGAACTTCGGCTACGTCGCGGGGAACGGCGGCGTCTTCCGCACCGAAGACGGCGGCGAGACGTGGACCGGCGAAAGCGCCAACGGCGTCAGCTTCCGGGCCGTCGCAGCCTTCGACGCCAACCGGAGCCTCGTCGTCGGCACGTCCGGCCGCGCTGCGCTGACTACCTCGGGCGGCGGCTTCCCTGCCCCGGTTCCCGTCGCCAACGAGGACTCCGAGCCCAGCACTGCCCCCGTCACCTTCAGCCTCGACTCCGCCTACCCCAACCCGTTCCGCGACCAGGCCACGCTCGCCTACTCGCTCGGCCAAGCGGGCGACGTCTCGCTCACGGTCTTCGACGTGCTCGGCCGCCGGGTGGCAACGCTCGTGGACGCGCCGCAGGCAGCGGGTGCCCACACGGTCCGGTTCGACGGGCGCGGCCTCGCGGCAGGGGTCTACGTCGTCCGCCTCCTCGTCGGCGACCGAGCCGAGACGCGCCGAATGACGCTGGTTCCCTGA